A stretch of the Sphingomonas sp. CL5.1 genome encodes the following:
- a CDS encoding CCA tRNA nucleotidyltransferase, translated as MDDVTDGKTMLPAAAWRDRPGLDRLAAALGAAAGEARYVGGAVRDTLLGLDVADIDIATRHAPAEVIARLKAAGIKAVPTGIEHGTITAVSSGTVVEVTTLRRDVSTDGRRATVAFTDDWREDAARRDFTMNALYADPLTGELFDWFGGLDDLAAGRVRFIGDPYQRIAEDHLRILRFFRFHARFGDAIDAEGLAACTDRANDLMALSRERIAAELLRLLVAANAVPVVALMIERGILRPVLPEITDAAGLAALAAREAAEGLAPDAIRRLAALIAPDAAEGVGARLKLSNADRKRLRAAHDGPGDEGPRALAYRAGPAIATDRLLLAGESVAALTGWTPPRLPIGGGEIVARGVAKGPEVARLLRAVEDEWIARGFPDAAETIAIADQLLSSHSSR; from the coding sequence ATGGACGATGTAACCGACGGAAAGACCATGCTTCCCGCCGCCGCATGGCGCGACCGGCCGGGCCTCGACAGGCTCGCGGCGGCGCTCGGCGCGGCAGCGGGCGAGGCGCGCTACGTCGGCGGCGCGGTGCGCGACACGCTGCTCGGGCTGGACGTGGCCGACATCGACATCGCCACCCGCCATGCTCCCGCGGAAGTGATCGCGCGGCTGAAGGCGGCGGGCATCAAGGCCGTCCCCACCGGCATCGAGCATGGCACGATCACCGCCGTCTCCAGCGGCACGGTGGTCGAGGTGACGACCCTGCGCCGCGACGTCTCCACCGACGGCCGCCGCGCCACCGTCGCCTTCACCGACGACTGGCGCGAGGATGCCGCGCGGCGCGATTTCACGATGAACGCGCTCTATGCCGATCCGCTGACCGGCGAGCTGTTCGACTGGTTCGGCGGGCTGGACGACCTTGCCGCCGGGCGCGTGCGCTTCATCGGCGACCCATATCAGCGGATCGCCGAGGATCATCTGCGCATCCTGCGCTTCTTCCGCTTCCACGCGCGGTTCGGCGACGCGATCGACGCCGAGGGGCTGGCCGCCTGCACCGATCGCGCCAACGACCTGATGGCGCTGTCGCGCGAGCGGATCGCGGCGGAGCTGCTGCGGCTGCTCGTCGCGGCCAATGCGGTGCCGGTGGTGGCGCTGATGATCGAGCGCGGCATCCTCCGCCCGGTGCTGCCCGAGATCACCGACGCCGCCGGCCTCGCCGCGCTCGCGGCGCGCGAGGCGGCCGAGGGCCTCGCGCCCGACGCGATCCGCCGCCTCGCTGCGCTGATCGCCCCCGATGCGGCGGAGGGCGTCGGCGCGCGGCTCAAGCTGTCGAACGCCGATCGCAAGCGCTTGCGCGCGGCGCATGACGGGCCGGGCGACGAGGGGCCGCGCGCACTCGCCTACCGCGCCGGGCCGGCGATCGCCACCGACCGGCTGCTGCTTGCGGGAGAGAGCGTCGCGGCGCTCACGGGCTGGACGCCGCCGCGCCTGCCGATCGGCGGCGGCGAGATCGTCGCGCGGGGGGTGGCGAAAGGACCGGAGGTCGCGCGGCTGTTGCGCGCGGTGGAGGACGAGTGGATCGCGCGCGGCTTCCCCGACGCGGCGGAGACGATCGCGATCGCCGATCAGTTGTTGAGCTCGCACAGCAGCCGATAG
- a CDS encoding biopolymer transporter ExbD produces the protein MAMSGGRDDGEPMMEMNTTPLIDVMLVLLIMFIITIPIQTHAVKVDLPQNQANQAPPPVEPDKNVVAIAIDGTVTWNGTPVNMVTLRQYLDVAAGMVPEPELHFQPDRQARYEAVDRTLAVIKRSKVTKLGFIGNEQYYRDF, from the coding sequence ATGGCAATGAGTGGTGGCCGCGACGACGGCGAGCCGATGATGGAAATGAACACGACGCCGTTGATCGACGTCATGCTCGTGCTCCTCATCATGTTCATCATCACCATCCCGATCCAGACCCACGCGGTGAAGGTCGATCTGCCCCAGAACCAGGCAAATCAGGCCCCGCCGCCGGTCGAGCCGGACAAGAACGTGGTCGCGATCGCGATCGACGGTACGGTTACCTGGAACGGCACGCCCGTGAACATGGTCACGCTGCGTCAGTATCTCGACGTGGCGGCGGGCATGGTCCCGGAGCCGGAGCTGCACTTCCAGCCCGACCGGCAGGCGCGCTACGAGGCGGTTGATCGCACCCTCGCGGTGATCAAGCGTTCGAAGGTGACCAAGCTCGGCTTCATCGGGAACGAGCAATATTATCGCGATTTCTGA
- a CDS encoding GNAT family N-acetyltransferase: MRRVIELTGLDKVDGNAVEALLDRAFGSDRHGRTAYRLRAGTAAISALSLAALDDGALVATIQCWPVVFSADDGRVVPLTLLGPVAVEPGRQRDGIGRMLMTACLDAAAHAELDDAIMLIGDPEYYERFFGFSAARTAGWRLPGPVERHRLLARGGGVPAGGGTIGPRAAMAA, encoded by the coding sequence ATGAGGCGGGTGATCGAGCTTACGGGACTGGACAAGGTGGATGGGAACGCGGTGGAGGCATTGCTCGACCGCGCGTTCGGCAGCGACCGCCACGGCCGCACCGCCTATCGCCTGCGCGCCGGCACCGCCGCGATCTCCGCGCTCAGCCTCGCCGCGCTCGACGACGGCGCGCTGGTCGCGACGATCCAGTGCTGGCCGGTGGTCTTCTCCGCCGACGACGGGCGCGTCGTCCCGCTCACCCTGCTCGGCCCGGTCGCGGTCGAGCCGGGGCGACAGCGCGACGGGATCGGGCGGATGCTGATGACGGCATGCCTCGACGCCGCCGCCCACGCGGAGCTGGACGATGCGATCATGCTGATCGGCGACCCGGAATATTATGAGCGCTTCTTCGGTTTCAGCGCCGCGCGCACCGCCGGCTGGCGCCTTCCCGGCCCGGTCGAGCGGCATCGCCTGCTCGCGCGCGGCGGTGGCGTGCCGGCGGGCGGCGGGACGATCGGCCCGCGCGCGGCGATGGCGGCCTGA
- a CDS encoding energy transducer TonB, which yields MAYADQKMSGSKVVAIIIVAAIHLALGYAFVTGLAYQYVKKVSEKLNTFDVEEPPPPPPDEPPPPPPDVPMTPPPVVTPPPIVSAPTVAPPIISVPVPPPPRPVEAPPPPPPPPAPPRISQAAVAKGNPGQYFNSDNYPPSALRAGEQGRVVASLTIGTDGRVADCEVTSSSGSAALDQATCRIAKSRVRYTPAKDENGQPIASRATLPVKWVIPE from the coding sequence ATGGCCTACGCTGACCAGAAGATGAGCGGGAGCAAGGTCGTCGCGATCATTATCGTGGCGGCGATCCATCTTGCGCTCGGCTATGCCTTCGTCACCGGCCTCGCGTACCAATACGTGAAAAAGGTGTCGGAGAAGTTAAATACGTTCGACGTCGAGGAGCCGCCGCCCCCGCCGCCGGACGAACCGCCGCCCCCGCCGCCGGACGTGCCGATGACGCCGCCGCCGGTCGTGACGCCGCCGCCGATCGTCTCGGCGCCGACGGTTGCGCCGCCCATAATCAGCGTGCCGGTCCCGCCGCCGCCGCGGCCGGTCGAGGCGCCGCCTCCGCCGCCTCCGCCGCCCGCTCCGCCGCGCATCTCGCAGGCGGCCGTCGCGAAGGGGAACCCGGGGCAATACTTCAACTCGGACAATTATCCGCCGTCAGCGTTGCGTGCGGGTGAGCAGGGGCGCGTCGTCGCTTCCCTCACCATCGGCACCGATGGCCGCGTAGCCGACTGTGAAGTGACGTCGTCGAGCGGCAGCGCCGCGCTAGACCAGGCAACGTGCCGGATCGCCAAGAGCCGCGTCCGCTACACGCCTGCCAAGGACGAGAACGGCCAGCCGATCGCGTCCAGGGCGACACTGCCGGTGAAGTGGGTCATTCCGGAATGA
- a CDS encoding CoA pyrophosphatase, translated as MSDLIERLHRALATGLTETPVLLTGDRADLDLGPDEMMRPAAVLVPVTDRPRPGVILTRRPETMRRHAGQVAFPGGRLDPGEDAVTAALREAEEEIALPRAAVTVIGAVDRYRTVTGFLVTPVVGVVPPDLPLVASEAEVAAVFEVPLDFLLDTANHVEATVEWQGHERHYYEINWDGHRIWGATAAMIVNLARRLRWTM; from the coding sequence ATGAGCGACCTCATCGAGCGCCTCCACCGCGCGCTCGCCACCGGCCTCACCGAAACGCCCGTGCTGCTGACCGGCGACCGCGCCGACCTCGATCTCGGGCCGGACGAGATGATGCGCCCGGCGGCGGTGCTGGTGCCGGTCACCGATCGTCCGCGCCCCGGCGTGATCCTCACCCGCCGCCCGGAGACGATGCGCCGCCACGCCGGGCAGGTCGCCTTCCCCGGCGGCCGGCTCGATCCGGGCGAGGACGCGGTGACGGCGGCGCTGCGCGAGGCGGAGGAGGAGATCGCCCTGCCGCGCGCCGCGGTGACGGTGATCGGCGCGGTCGATCGCTATCGCACCGTCACCGGCTTCCTGGTGACGCCGGTGGTCGGCGTGGTGCCGCCCGACCTGCCGCTCGTCGCCAGCGAGGCGGAGGTGGCGGCGGTGTTCGAGGTGCCGCTCGACTTCCTGCTCGACACCGCCAACCATGTCGAGGCGACGGTGGAGTGGCAGGGCCACGAGCGCCATTATTACGAGATCAACTGGGACGGCCATCGCATCTGGGGCGCGACCGCCGCGATGATCGTCAACCTCGCGCGGCGGCTGAGATGGACGATGTAA
- a CDS encoding dihydroneopterin aldolase, which translates to MDDSLELEVHDLEVPVLTGIYSEETHLPQPLRISIGVQLDAPAHFAPDTPLSASKNYLDLKRAATSALPPGVHFTLIEGVADHIADTLFLQDQRVRRVTVKIVKLAIAEAGESIGITLVRHRR; encoded by the coding sequence ATGGACGACAGCCTCGAACTCGAAGTGCACGATCTGGAGGTGCCGGTGCTCACCGGCATCTATTCGGAGGAGACGCACCTGCCGCAGCCGCTGCGCATCTCGATCGGCGTCCAGCTCGACGCGCCCGCGCATTTCGCGCCGGATACGCCGCTCAGCGCGTCGAAGAACTATCTCGACCTGAAGCGCGCGGCGACGAGCGCGCTGCCGCCCGGCGTGCATTTCACGCTGATCGAGGGCGTGGCGGACCATATCGCAGACACGCTGTTCCTCCAGGATCAGCGCGTGCGGCGGGTGACGGTGAAGATCGTCAAGCTGGCGATCGCCGAGGCCGGCGAATCGATCGGGATCACCCTGGTCCGTCACCGCCGCTGA
- a CDS encoding bifunctional diguanylate cyclase/phosphodiesterase, with protein MEKGAAFANGIPLVMPAGMTAAEGALELLPIAAVIAGFDDGRLVREMPNSICRRLGLDRALDEIAPRIAAFLDLGETRAEFDWTIGETVERRHFTVTLARVGFRAEPRCMVSFVDHTSEMRTEQSLRREMTIDSLTGLPNRSGFGDMLEKVIAAGDGDCAVIVLDLDRFSRINACLGSMAGDELLMALARRIKGALRARDVLARTGGDEFGILLSIDESRDEAEHVAKRIRAVLATPFRLSDYQIHVSCSIGIAYVDETVAEAEDVIRHAQFAVKRSKQSGRAEAYQNQAFLRAGEEFALETALRRAIEERQLTLHFQPICDLSTGRVVSFEALARWTDEEGRAQSPARFIAVAEESGLILPLGRWAIDQAVRTLAAWDLRAGGDCGVSMAVNLSAIQLQRDAVAPVVAAALDQHGLSGRRLRLELTESALVSEPERIARVLHALKALGATIAMDDFGTGYSNLAYLQKLPIDILKIDRSFITGMLADRDKVAIVRAVLGLAAALNMDTVAEGIEAIEVGQTLAALGCTCGQGYAYSPPVEAEAAYRLLCELNN; from the coding sequence ATGGAAAAAGGGGCAGCCTTCGCGAATGGCATCCCGTTGGTCATGCCCGCCGGCATGACGGCGGCGGAGGGGGCGCTTGAGCTGTTGCCGATCGCGGCGGTGATCGCCGGCTTCGACGATGGCCGGTTGGTGCGCGAGATGCCGAACAGCATCTGCCGCCGGCTCGGGCTGGATCGCGCGCTGGACGAGATCGCCCCGCGCATCGCCGCCTTCCTCGATCTGGGCGAAACGCGCGCGGAGTTCGACTGGACCATCGGGGAGACGGTGGAGCGGCGCCATTTCACGGTGACGCTGGCGCGCGTCGGCTTCCGCGCCGAGCCGCGCTGCATGGTCAGCTTCGTCGACCACACCAGCGAGATGCGCACCGAGCAGAGCCTGCGCCGCGAGATGACGATCGACAGCCTGACCGGGCTGCCCAATCGCAGTGGCTTCGGCGACATGCTGGAGAAGGTGATCGCCGCCGGTGACGGCGATTGCGCGGTGATCGTGCTCGATCTCGATCGCTTCAGCCGGATCAACGCCTGCCTCGGCAGCATGGCGGGCGACGAGCTGCTGATGGCGCTGGCGCGGCGGATCAAGGGCGCGTTGCGCGCGCGCGACGTGCTGGCGCGCACCGGCGGCGACGAATTCGGCATCCTGCTGTCGATCGACGAGAGCCGCGACGAGGCGGAGCATGTCGCCAAGCGCATCCGCGCGGTGCTCGCCACGCCCTTCCGCCTCAGCGACTATCAGATCCACGTCTCCTGCTCGATCGGCATCGCCTATGTCGACGAGACGGTGGCGGAGGCGGAGGACGTGATCCGCCACGCGCAATTCGCGGTGAAACGCTCCAAGCAGAGCGGGCGGGCGGAAGCGTATCAGAATCAGGCGTTCCTGCGCGCGGGCGAGGAGTTCGCGCTGGAAACCGCATTGCGCCGCGCGATCGAGGAACGGCAGCTCACGCTGCACTTCCAGCCGATCTGCGATCTTTCGACCGGGCGGGTCGTCAGCTTCGAGGCGCTGGCGCGCTGGACCGACGAGGAGGGGCGCGCGCAATCGCCCGCGCGGTTCATCGCGGTGGCGGAGGAATCGGGGCTGATCCTGCCGCTCGGCCGCTGGGCGATCGACCAGGCGGTGCGGACGCTGGCGGCGTGGGACCTGCGCGCGGGCGGCGACTGCGGCGTCTCGATGGCGGTGAACCTTTCCGCGATCCAGTTGCAGCGCGACGCGGTGGCGCCGGTGGTGGCCGCCGCGCTCGACCAGCACGGCCTGTCCGGGCGCCGCCTGCGGCTGGAGCTGACCGAAAGCGCGCTGGTGTCCGAGCCGGAGCGGATCGCGCGCGTGCTGCACGCGCTGAAGGCGCTCGGCGCGACGATCGCGATGGACGATTTCGGCACCGGCTATTCGAACCTCGCCTATCTCCAGAAGCTGCCGATCGACATCCTCAAGATCGACCGCAGCTTCATCACCGGGATGCTGGCCGATCGCGACAAGGTGGCGATCGTCCGCGCGGTGCTGGGCCTCGCCGCCGCGCTCAACATGGATACGGTGGCCGAGGGGATCGAGGCGATCGAGGTGGGGCAGACGCTCGCCGCGCTCGGCTGCACCTGCGGGCAGGGCTATGCCTATTCGCCGCCGGTGGAAGCGGAAGCGGCCTATCGGCTGCTGTGCGAGCTCAACAACTGA
- a CDS encoding MotA/TolQ/ExbB proton channel family protein, with the protein MITTILAAAAAAAPAAKGDNPYGLLPALREGGLISQTVFSILVLMSIVSFYILFSKLFEQQKIINQAKRVRAAFWNSNSLREGSAKLEKNSAYKQIVDDGLAAQDQHGKLTDPVEAHDWVHGSLARSEASINSKLGSGLAFLATVGATAPFIGLFGTVIGIYRALIKIGAAGQASIDAVAGPVGEALIMTALGLVVAVPAVLAYNWLQRRNKSIAEDLSAFSNDVLGYIASNGAVRPAAPGAAKPAPAKPAAATTTAGQTGGAQTRA; encoded by the coding sequence ATGATCACCACCATTCTCGCCGCCGCCGCCGCCGCCGCGCCGGCTGCCAAGGGCGACAACCCGTACGGCCTGCTCCCCGCGCTCCGTGAGGGCGGCCTGATCTCGCAGACCGTGTTCAGCATCCTCGTGCTGATGTCGATCGTGTCGTTCTACATCCTGTTCTCGAAGCTGTTCGAGCAGCAGAAGATCATCAACCAGGCCAAGCGCGTCCGCGCGGCGTTCTGGAATTCGAACTCGCTGCGCGAAGGCTCGGCCAAGCTCGAGAAGAACTCGGCCTACAAGCAGATCGTCGACGACGGTCTCGCGGCGCAGGACCAGCACGGCAAGCTGACCGATCCGGTCGAGGCGCATGACTGGGTGCATGGCTCGCTGGCGCGTTCGGAAGCGTCGATCAACTCGAAGCTGGGCAGCGGCCTCGCGTTCCTCGCGACGGTGGGCGCGACCGCGCCGTTCATCGGCCTGTTTGGCACGGTTATCGGCATCTACCGCGCGCTCATCAAGATCGGCGCCGCCGGCCAGGCGTCGATCGACGCGGTCGCCGGCCCGGTCGGTGAGGCGCTCATCATGACCGCGCTCGGCCTCGTCGTGGCGGTGCCGGCGGTGCTCGCCTACAACTGGCTGCAGCGCCGCAACAAGTCGATCGCGGAAGATCTGTCGGCCTTCTCGAACGACGTGCTCGGCTACATCGCCTCGAACGGCGCGGTCCGTCCGGCTGCTCCGGGTGCCGCCAAGCCGGCTCCGGCCAAGCCCGCCGCGGCGACCACCACCGCCGGTCAGACCGGTGGTGCCCAGACCCGCGCGTGA
- a CDS encoding biopolymer transporter ExbD: MAMSVGGDSSTETPMSDINTTPLVDVMLVLLIIFLIAVPVVIQTVKLKLPDVRFDPTTTKPENVSLSITTAPDGSCKVYWGMTPVTHQELLDRAVAKLKAEIARQGGVNAPGLELPEAHIRGDVNTPWHCIGGAIFNMQMAGFAKVGFISEPPPGENPERL, encoded by the coding sequence ATGGCGATGAGCGTTGGTGGTGATTCCTCCACCGAAACCCCGATGTCGGACATCAACACGACCCCGCTGGTGGACGTCATGCTGGTGCTCCTCATCATCTTCCTTATCGCGGTTCCGGTCGTGATCCAGACGGTGAAGCTCAAGCTTCCCGACGTGCGTTTCGACCCGACCACGACCAAGCCCGAGAACGTGTCGCTCTCGATCACGACCGCGCCGGACGGCAGCTGCAAGGTCTATTGGGGGATGACCCCGGTGACCCATCAGGAGCTGCTCGATCGCGCGGTAGCCAAGCTCAAGGCCGAGATCGCCCGGCAGGGTGGCGTCAACGCCCCCGGCCTGGAACTGCCGGAAGCGCATATCCGCGGCGACGTGAATACGCCGTGGCACTGCATCGGCGGCGCGATCTTCAACATGCAGATGGCCGGCTTCGCGAAGGTTGGCTTCATTTCGGAGCCACCGCCGGGTGAAAACCCCGAGCGGCTGTAA
- a CDS encoding glutathione S-transferase family protein — protein MKLFDAVWAPSPRRVRIYLAEKGIAIERVMIDLRKDEQLGPDYLAINPRGMVPALQLDDGEVICESAAICRYFEAVQPDPPLFGRTPLEIARIESATRRIESEGYAAAVYVLRNGNPAFTGRGAAGKWPEMAQIPQLAARGTIMWDMFVAMLDKELATRPWVTGEDYTFADITALATIDFAKSARLTMPESAANLRRWHAAASARPSAAA, from the coding sequence GTGAAGCTTTTCGATGCAGTCTGGGCGCCCAGCCCCCGGCGGGTGCGGATCTATCTGGCCGAGAAGGGGATCGCCATCGAGCGGGTGATGATCGACCTGCGCAAGGATGAGCAGCTCGGCCCGGATTACCTCGCGATCAACCCGCGCGGGATGGTGCCCGCGCTGCAACTCGACGATGGCGAGGTGATCTGCGAATCGGCGGCGATCTGCCGCTATTTCGAGGCCGTGCAGCCCGATCCGCCGCTGTTCGGCCGCACCCCGCTGGAGATCGCGCGGATCGAGAGCGCGACGCGGCGAATCGAGAGCGAGGGCTATGCCGCCGCCGTCTATGTGCTGCGCAACGGCAATCCCGCCTTCACCGGGCGCGGGGCGGCGGGGAAATGGCCGGAAATGGCGCAGATCCCGCAGCTCGCCGCGCGCGGCACGATCATGTGGGACATGTTCGTCGCGATGCTCGACAAGGAACTGGCGACGCGGCCGTGGGTGACCGGGGAGGACTATACCTTCGCCGACATCACCGCGCTGGCGACGATCGACTTCGCGAAGTCGGCCAGGCTCACGATGCCGGAATCGGCGGCGAACCTGCGCCGCTGGCATGCGGCGGCGAGCGCGAGGCCCAGCGCCGCGGCCTGA
- a CDS encoding DUF1285 domain-containing protein, producing the protein MPMAPPPDFETLTIADIARLAEGDRLPPVERWHPTHCGDSEMRIARDGTWYHQGSPIGRQAMVCAFSRILRREPDGGYVLVTPVEKLDIAVEDAPFVAVEMKAEGEGRDAVLAFRLNTGDLVTASAEHPLRFVEHDDGPHPYLHVRGGLEALVARAVYYDLAERALAGDDEPPGVWSAGAFFPLLP; encoded by the coding sequence ATGCCGATGGCCCCGCCCCCCGATTTCGAGACGCTGACGATCGCGGACATCGCGCGGCTGGCGGAGGGCGACCGCCTGCCCCCGGTCGAGCGCTGGCACCCGACGCATTGCGGCGACAGCGAGATGCGCATCGCGCGGGACGGCACCTGGTATCACCAGGGTTCGCCGATCGGGCGGCAGGCGATGGTGTGCGCGTTCAGCCGCATCCTGCGCCGCGAGCCGGACGGGGGATATGTCCTCGTCACCCCGGTCGAGAAGCTCGATATCGCGGTGGAGGACGCGCCCTTCGTCGCGGTGGAGATGAAGGCGGAGGGCGAAGGGCGCGACGCGGTGCTGGCGTTCCGGCTCAACACCGGCGATCTCGTCACCGCCTCGGCCGAACATCCGCTGCGCTTCGTCGAGCATGACGACGGCCCCCACCCCTATCTGCACGTGCGCGGCGGGCTGGAGGCGCTGGTGGCGCGCGCGGTCTATTACGACCTCGCCGAGCGCGCGCTGGCGGGAGACGACGAGCCACCCGGCGTGTGGAGCGCCGGCGCCTTCTTCCCGCTGCTGCCATGA
- the parC gene encoding DNA topoisomerase IV subunit A: MATDFAEPPIGILDAPFDSALSERYLVYALSTITARSLPDVRDGLKPVHRRLLWAMRLLRLDPAAGYKKCARVVGDVIGKYHPHGDQSVYDAMVRLAQDFALRYPLVDGQGNFGNIDGDNAAAYRYTEARLTQVAIDLMDGLDEDAVAFRPTYNGEEQEPELFPGMFPNLLANGASGIAVGMATSIPPHNAAELLAAAIALIDNPAADPLDHVQGPDFPTGGLLVDGAAVIREAYATGRGGFRVRCRWTVEREKGGAWQIVVGEIPYGVQKGKLIEQIAALINEKKLPILADVRDESDAEIRLVLEPRSRTVDPQVLMDGLFRMSDLETRVPLNLNVLDKTRTPRVMSLKEALEAWVEHQFVVLRRRTEHRLARIADRLELVAGYIIAFLNLDRVIEIIRTEDEPKPVMMAEFQLTDRQAEAILNMRLRSLRRLEEMELKREQEALAKEQAELQALLASDARQRTRMKKDLAKIRDRYGPETALGKRRTTIEEAAPARDIPLEAMIEREPITVILSQRGWIRAMKGHVDLSSADTLKFKEGDGPAYAFHAQTTDKLLLAAENGRFYTLAADKLPGGRGFGEPVRATIDLDGNVGIAAFMSAAKLDKLLIAASDGRGFVVAVGDVMAETRKGKTVMTPRTGAKLILARPIPEGADYVAAIGDNRKMVVFPLSELAEMTRGQGVQLQRYRDGGLSDAIAFRYADGLSWSMGGESGRTRTESDLSPWRAARGAAGRMPPTGFPRDNRF; encoded by the coding sequence ATGGCCACCGACTTCGCAGAACCGCCGATCGGCATCCTCGACGCCCCGTTCGACAGCGCGCTTTCCGAACGATATCTCGTCTATGCGCTATCCACGATCACCGCCCGCTCGCTGCCCGACGTGCGCGACGGGCTGAAGCCGGTGCATCGCCGCCTCTTGTGGGCGATGCGGCTGCTCAGGCTCGATCCGGCGGCGGGCTACAAGAAATGCGCGCGCGTCGTGGGCGACGTGATCGGCAAATACCATCCGCATGGCGACCAGTCGGTCTATGACGCGATGGTCCGGCTCGCGCAGGATTTCGCGCTGCGCTATCCGCTCGTCGACGGGCAGGGCAATTTCGGCAACATCGACGGCGATAACGCCGCCGCCTATCGCTACACCGAGGCGCGGCTGACGCAGGTCGCGATCGACCTGATGGACGGGCTGGACGAGGATGCCGTCGCCTTCCGCCCGACCTATAACGGCGAGGAGCAGGAGCCGGAGCTGTTCCCCGGCATGTTCCCCAATCTGCTGGCGAACGGCGCGAGCGGCATCGCGGTGGGCATGGCGACGAGCATCCCGCCGCATAACGCCGCCGAACTGCTCGCCGCCGCGATCGCGCTGATCGACAATCCGGCGGCCGATCCGCTCGATCATGTGCAGGGGCCGGATTTCCCCACGGGGGGCCTGCTGGTTGATGGCGCCGCCGTGATCCGCGAGGCCTATGCCACCGGGCGCGGCGGCTTCCGCGTCCGCTGCCGCTGGACGGTGGAGCGCGAGAAGGGCGGGGCGTGGCAGATCGTCGTCGGCGAGATTCCGTACGGCGTGCAGAAGGGCAAGCTGATCGAGCAGATCGCCGCCTTGATTAATGAGAAGAAGCTGCCGATCCTCGCCGACGTGCGCGACGAGAGCGACGCGGAAATCCGGCTGGTGCTGGAGCCGCGCAGCCGCACGGTCGATCCGCAGGTGCTGATGGACGGGCTGTTCCGCATGTCCGACCTCGAGACGCGCGTGCCGCTCAACCTCAACGTGCTCGACAAGACGCGCACGCCGCGCGTGATGAGCCTCAAGGAAGCGCTGGAGGCGTGGGTCGAGCATCAGTTCGTCGTGCTGCGCCGGCGCACCGAGCATCGCCTCGCCAGGATCGCCGACCGGCTGGAGCTGGTGGCGGGCTATATCATCGCCTTCCTCAACCTCGATCGCGTGATCGAGATCATCCGCACCGAGGATGAGCCGAAGCCGGTGATGATGGCGGAATTCCAGCTCACCGACCGGCAGGCGGAGGCGATCCTCAACATGCGGCTGCGCTCGCTGCGCCGGCTGGAGGAGATGGAGCTGAAGCGCGAGCAGGAGGCGCTGGCGAAGGAGCAGGCCGAGCTTCAGGCGCTCCTCGCATCCGACGCGCGGCAGCGCACGCGGATGAAGAAGGACCTCGCGAAGATCCGCGACCGCTACGGCCCCGAAACCGCGCTCGGCAAGCGTCGCACGACGATCGAGGAAGCCGCCCCCGCGCGCGACATTCCGCTGGAGGCGATGATCGAGCGCGAGCCGATCACCGTGATCCTGTCGCAGCGTGGCTGGATCAGGGCGATGAAGGGCCATGTCGACCTTTCCTCCGCCGACACGCTGAAGTTCAAGGAAGGCGACGGCCCGGCCTATGCCTTCCACGCGCAGACGACCGACAAGCTGCTGCTCGCGGCGGAGAACGGCCGCTTCTACACGCTGGCGGCGGACAAGCTGCCGGGCGGGCGCGGCTTCGGCGAGCCGGTGCGCGCGACGATCGATCTCGACGGCAATGTCGGGATCGCCGCCTTCATGAGCGCGGCGAAGCTAGACAAATTGCTGATCGCGGCGAGCGACGGGCGCGGTTTCGTCGTGGCGGTGGGCGACGTGATGGCCGAGACCCGCAAGGGCAAGACGGTGATGACCCCGCGCACCGGCGCGAAGCTGATCCTCGCCAGGCCGATCCCGGAAGGCGCCGATTATGTCGCGGCGATCGGCGACAATCGCAAGATGGTCGTCTTCCCATTGAGCGAGCTGGCGGAGATGACGCGCGGGCAGGGCGTGCAGCTCCAGCGCTATCGCGACGGCGGCCTCTCCGACGCGATCGCCTTCCGCTATGCGGATGGCCTGAGCTGGTCGATGGGCGGCGAGAGCGGGCGGACGCGCACCGAAAGCGACCTGTCGCCGTGGCGCGCGGCGCGGGGCGCGGCGGGACGGATGCCGCCGACCGGCTTCCCGCGCGACAACCGGTTCTGA